AGTTAGCACTAAAATCATCTGCTTAAGAAGACAACAATAAAGAAGAGTTTGAACAATAAGAAAATCTTTTATTTttggcaaaaaataaaaagacacCATCATAGAAGAAGAAATATATACTTCCTCTCAAAGATATACGGCAAATAATGAGAGAACTAGTACTGAATAGTGAATACTATAGGAGTTAGGAGTTGAAGAAATCACAGGTGTAATATATAAGGAAAGAAATTAAAATACTGGGACAAAAACTTGCAATAATTTAATAATGAATATGTATAATATTTCTTACTTTTTCTCAGTGCAGGTTCAGTCATTTGAGTTTCATAATTATGATCCTCTTTGATTTTTGTCTATGGAAAGGGACCAACATtatttggactcaaaaaaaaaaaaaaaaactaatgatAGATGAAGTTTGGTTTTTGGTGAATATACATGATAACAAACTTCAACATACTTTCGGTGTGCTAACACAtaaataaaattactaaaattAATTAGTATATATTATCTATGTAATTTGTGTTTATTTCTCTCTAAAATTAGAAAGAATATAGGTTCAATTTTTTCTAATTACAGGTTCTAATCAATTAGCTTAAAAATATTTCTCTTCTAATAGTTTGGAAAGCCTTAAATATTAGAATAGATCCTTTGAAAGAATGTGAATATCTATTGGAACGGGTAAACAATCAAAAAGAGTATTTGTCAAAGAAAGTAACTATAAAAATTGAATTTCAAACTTCTTTTTCTAACTTAAGAGTCCGTTAAAGAATCACTTTAACAACCTTCAATTATTGGTAACTTTGAATGGATGGTCCAGTGGGATCAGGTGGTTACAACTTATGAGCTCCCATTTATATCTGATCATGCACCAATGACCATTCTTTTACAGAGTCAACAGAGACCTAGAAATGTCCCTTTCAAATTCTTCAACGTTTGGGCTACACATGACAAGTTTCTACACATTGTAAAGGATGTATGGTCACAGAGGCTAAGTAAACATAGGATGAAAGATGTATGGCTGAAACTCCAAGCACTTAAACCAGCTTTGAGGAAACTTAACAATACAGAATTCAAATTCATTAGAGCAAAAATTGACACTGCCAGAACTGAGCTAAATAGAGTTCAAGAACACCTGTTTGTTCATGCCACAGATAATATGATCATCCAAGAGAAGAATATTCTGCTCAACCTGGAAAAGTGGTCACTACTGGAAGAAAGTGCTCTTAAGCAAAAGTCAAGGGCTAGGTGGATTCAGCTTGGGGACTCAAATAACAAATATTTTTCAGCAGTCAGTAAAGAGAGGAACCACAGAAAGCAAATCATGGAGATCACATCCCTTACTGGCCAGAAATTGCATGACTATGAGGAGATCAAACAAGAGTTTGTGAATTTTTACAAAAGTTTGATGGGTTCATCTGCTCATTCCCTCCCTGCTGTCAATAAAATCATCATGAAAAAGGGCCCTACATTGACTCATCAGCAGAGACTGAGATTATGTGCAGCGGTGAATACTGAGGAGATTTATAATGCTCTACAGGCCATTGGTGATGAGAAGGCCCCA
Above is a genomic segment from Lycium barbarum isolate Lr01 chromosome 12, ASM1917538v2, whole genome shotgun sequence containing:
- the LOC132624686 gene encoding uncharacterized protein LOC132624686; protein product: MVQWDQVVTTYELPFISDHAPMTILLQSQQRPRNVPFKFFNVWATHDKFLHIVKDVWSQRLSKHRMKDVWLKLQALKPALRKLNNTEFKFIRAKIDTARTELNRVQEHLFVHATDNMIIQEKNILLNLEKWSLLEESALKQKSRARWIQLGDSNNKYFSAVSKERNHRKQIMEITSLTGQKLHDYEEIKQEFVNFYKSLMGSSAHSLPAVNKIIMKKGPTLTHQQRLRLCAAVNTEEIYNALQAIGDEKAPGIDGYNALFFKQSWNIIKDEIEAAVLEFFSTGQLHAPVNCTIVSLVPKITKPSNHSLLFSFV